In Oryzias melastigma strain HK-1 linkage group LG18, ASM292280v2, whole genome shotgun sequence, one DNA window encodes the following:
- the gal3st3 gene encoding galactose-3-O-sulfotransferase 3 isoform X1, protein MHNAVGDNGEDEPFINNKRSPAQADSGRSSNCLWRLAVPVPCRKMSLKKIFLLLVVICTVSLLLHNRDYLTWYKESFHVDCPHPPPCQKPKHTNIVFLKTHKTASTTMQNLLFRFGERNNLTVALPIQACGHQFCYPQSFKAQFVHPHTLPANVVTNHMRFNKTALQRMMPNDTIYITILREPVSMFESLFTYYSSHCESFRRVPNGSLEVFLNRPSFYYRPSEFDSSYAHNCLTFDLGGDKDRPANDKGYARSFATELDQVFSLVMISEYFDESLVLLRHLLSWDLEDILYVKLNMRTEDSKKSVAPGLPAKIRAWNSIDSYLYDYFNATFWRKLSELGLTYVEKEVQLLQDAQERLMKTCFGREEPLFRSTGEIKRKDLRPWKPNEKVDIVGYDLPANISRDAQKLCLKYIMPELSYTEALLRSQSLRQSRIKRKTTQKSTIPQLPTHTAQPRHSQVSRNHPAKGPAPVTGAKSIPNPKSIPKQAVITKSKPKSPHTKAL, encoded by the exons ATGCACAACGCAGTGGGCGACAATGGAGAGGATGAACCCTTTATCAACAACAAGAGATCTCCGGCACAAGCAGACTCGGGGAGGTCGTCCAACTGCCTCTGGAGGTTAGCGG TTCCAGTGCCGTGTCGGAAGATGTCACTCAAGAAGATATTCTTGCTTCTTGTTGTCATCTGTACTGTCAGCCTTCTGCTACACAACAGGGACTACTTGACCTG GTATAAAGAGAGCTTCCACGTTGATTGTCCTCACCCCCCTCCATGCCAGAAACCTAAGCACACCAACATCGTCTTTCtcaagacacacaaaacagcCAGCACCACCATGCAGAACCTGCTGTTCCGCTTCGGGGAGCGCAACAACCTGACGGTGGCGTTGCCGATACAGGCCTGCGGTCACCAGTTCTGCTACCCACAATCCTTCAAAGCCCAGTTTGTTCACCCGCACACCCTGCCCGCCAATGTGGTCACAAACCACATGCGCTTTAACAAGACGGCACTGCAACGCATGATGCCAAATGACACCATTTACATCACAATCCTTCGAGAGCCGGTCTCCATGTTTGAATCCTTGTTCACTTATTATTCGAGTCACTGTGAGAGCTTCAGAAGGGTACCCAATGGTTCTCTAGAGGTTTTCTTAAACAGACCCTCCTTTTACTATCGGCCATCAGAGTTCGACTCCTCATATGCACATAACTGTTTGACTTTTGACCTCGGTGGAGACAAAGATCGACCGGCAAACGACAAAGGTTACGCTCGGTCTTTTGCTACAGAGTTGGATCAAGTTTTCTCCTTGGTGATGATTTCCGAATATTTTGATGAATCTTTAGTTCTTCTTCGTCATCTCCTCTCCTGGGATCTGGAGGACATTCTGTACGTCAAACTCAACATGCGAACCGAGGATTCTAAAAAAAGCGTGGCACCAGGTCTTCCTGCAAAGATCCGTGCCTGGAATTCCATCGATTCATACCTTTATGACTATTTCAACGCCACCTTTTGGCGCAAACTGTCAGAGCTCGGTCTAACCTACGTGGAGAAGGAGGTGCAGCTCCTCCAGGATGCTCAGGAGAGGTTGATGAAAACCTGCTTCGGCAGGGAGGAGCCACTCTTCCGTTCGACTGGAGAGATCAAAAGAAAGGATCTTCGGCCTTGGAAGCCCAATGAGAAAGTGGACATCGTTGGTTACGACCTTCCTGCAAACATAAGCCGTGACGCACAGAAGCTCTGCCTCAAGTACATCATGCCAGAGCTCTCATACACAGAGGCGCTTCTTCGATCCCAGTCGCTGAGGCAGAGTCGAATTAAGAGAAAGACTACCCAGAAGTCCACTATCCCTCAGCTGCCGACACACACAGCGCAGCCTCGGCACTCTCAGGTCAGTCGTAACCACCCGGCTAAAGGCCCTGCTCCAGTAACAGGCGCAAAATCCATCCCAAATCCCAAATCTATCCCAAAGCAGGCTGTAATTACAAAGTCTAAGCCTAAATCTCCACATACTAAGGCCTTGTAG
- the gal3st3 gene encoding galactose-3-O-sulfotransferase 3 isoform X2 has protein sequence MSLKKIFLLLVVICTVSLLLHNRDYLTWYKESFHVDCPHPPPCQKPKHTNIVFLKTHKTASTTMQNLLFRFGERNNLTVALPIQACGHQFCYPQSFKAQFVHPHTLPANVVTNHMRFNKTALQRMMPNDTIYITILREPVSMFESLFTYYSSHCESFRRVPNGSLEVFLNRPSFYYRPSEFDSSYAHNCLTFDLGGDKDRPANDKGYARSFATELDQVFSLVMISEYFDESLVLLRHLLSWDLEDILYVKLNMRTEDSKKSVAPGLPAKIRAWNSIDSYLYDYFNATFWRKLSELGLTYVEKEVQLLQDAQERLMKTCFGREEPLFRSTGEIKRKDLRPWKPNEKVDIVGYDLPANISRDAQKLCLKYIMPELSYTEALLRSQSLRQSRIKRKTTQKSTIPQLPTHTAQPRHSQVSRNHPAKGPAPVTGAKSIPNPKSIPKQAVITKSKPKSPHTKAL, from the exons ATGTCACTCAAGAAGATATTCTTGCTTCTTGTTGTCATCTGTACTGTCAGCCTTCTGCTACACAACAGGGACTACTTGACCTG GTATAAAGAGAGCTTCCACGTTGATTGTCCTCACCCCCCTCCATGCCAGAAACCTAAGCACACCAACATCGTCTTTCtcaagacacacaaaacagcCAGCACCACCATGCAGAACCTGCTGTTCCGCTTCGGGGAGCGCAACAACCTGACGGTGGCGTTGCCGATACAGGCCTGCGGTCACCAGTTCTGCTACCCACAATCCTTCAAAGCCCAGTTTGTTCACCCGCACACCCTGCCCGCCAATGTGGTCACAAACCACATGCGCTTTAACAAGACGGCACTGCAACGCATGATGCCAAATGACACCATTTACATCACAATCCTTCGAGAGCCGGTCTCCATGTTTGAATCCTTGTTCACTTATTATTCGAGTCACTGTGAGAGCTTCAGAAGGGTACCCAATGGTTCTCTAGAGGTTTTCTTAAACAGACCCTCCTTTTACTATCGGCCATCAGAGTTCGACTCCTCATATGCACATAACTGTTTGACTTTTGACCTCGGTGGAGACAAAGATCGACCGGCAAACGACAAAGGTTACGCTCGGTCTTTTGCTACAGAGTTGGATCAAGTTTTCTCCTTGGTGATGATTTCCGAATATTTTGATGAATCTTTAGTTCTTCTTCGTCATCTCCTCTCCTGGGATCTGGAGGACATTCTGTACGTCAAACTCAACATGCGAACCGAGGATTCTAAAAAAAGCGTGGCACCAGGTCTTCCTGCAAAGATCCGTGCCTGGAATTCCATCGATTCATACCTTTATGACTATTTCAACGCCACCTTTTGGCGCAAACTGTCAGAGCTCGGTCTAACCTACGTGGAGAAGGAGGTGCAGCTCCTCCAGGATGCTCAGGAGAGGTTGATGAAAACCTGCTTCGGCAGGGAGGAGCCACTCTTCCGTTCGACTGGAGAGATCAAAAGAAAGGATCTTCGGCCTTGGAAGCCCAATGAGAAAGTGGACATCGTTGGTTACGACCTTCCTGCAAACATAAGCCGTGACGCACAGAAGCTCTGCCTCAAGTACATCATGCCAGAGCTCTCATACACAGAGGCGCTTCTTCGATCCCAGTCGCTGAGGCAGAGTCGAATTAAGAGAAAGACTACCCAGAAGTCCACTATCCCTCAGCTGCCGACACACACAGCGCAGCCTCGGCACTCTCAGGTCAGTCGTAACCACCCGGCTAAAGGCCCTGCTCCAGTAACAGGCGCAAAATCCATCCCAAATCCCAAATCTATCCCAAAGCAGGCTGTAATTACAAAGTCTAAGCCTAAATCTCCACATACTAAGGCCTTGTAG